The following proteins come from a genomic window of Micromonospora zamorensis:
- a CDS encoding response regulator transcription factor: protein MLTVAIVSDQPISRAGLEKLASDDGGLRVAATVANVDELLAGGQTFDAVVLELPSGGTDNIARAATVGRPLVSAAWHRSPSLLAAVRAGARGCFSSLSEQRDVREAVRVIIRGGFYVCPRLVDQFQGELARGGGEEQNGLAPREVETLRFIASGFTHAQIATRMGLSQATVNTYAKRIRAKLNVSNKAELTRMAIELGHFSHPRRLTRTAA, encoded by the coding sequence GTGTTGACAGTGGCCATCGTCTCCGATCAGCCTATCTCCCGGGCTGGCCTGGAAAAGCTGGCATCCGACGACGGCGGTCTGCGCGTCGCGGCCACCGTGGCGAACGTGGACGAACTGCTGGCCGGTGGTCAGACGTTCGACGCGGTGGTGCTGGAGCTGCCGTCCGGCGGGACGGACAACATCGCGAGGGCGGCCACGGTGGGCCGGCCGCTGGTGAGCGCGGCGTGGCACCGGTCACCGAGCCTGCTGGCCGCCGTCCGGGCCGGGGCGCGGGGTTGTTTCAGCAGCCTCAGCGAACAGCGTGACGTGCGGGAGGCGGTGCGGGTGATCATCCGCGGTGGCTTCTACGTCTGCCCGCGGCTGGTCGATCAGTTTCAGGGCGAGCTCGCGCGCGGCGGGGGCGAGGAGCAGAACGGGCTGGCGCCGCGGGAGGTCGAGACGCTGCGGTTCATCGCCTCCGGCTTCACGCACGCGCAGATCGCGACCCGCATGGGCCTCTCGCAGGCGACGGTGAACACGTACGCGAAGCGGATCCGCGCGAAGCTGAACGTCAGCAACAAGGCGGAGCTGACCCGGATGGCGATCGAACTGGGCCACTTCAGCCACCCTCGCCGGCTGACCCGGACGGCGGCCTGA
- a CDS encoding sigma-70 family RNA polymerase sigma factor, with product MDEAALRHLQQVHGPVLLSFLTRLTGGDVHRAEDIAQEALLCAWRHPEARHADGRWSRAWIFTVAKQILIDQGRAVEAHPGEALEHVERARDAAEVRAALASLPERLRITLIEIYFQERSVAEAAEVLDVPPGTMRSRTFYALRALREALAGRESDIREPPAERRPPS from the coding sequence GTGGACGAGGCCGCGCTGCGCCACCTCCAGCAGGTCCACGGCCCGGTGCTGCTCAGCTTCCTGACCCGGTTGACCGGCGGTGACGTGCACCGGGCCGAGGACATCGCCCAGGAGGCACTGCTGTGTGCCTGGCGTCATCCGGAGGCGCGCCACGCCGACGGCCGCTGGAGCCGGGCGTGGATCTTCACGGTCGCGAAGCAGATCCTCATCGACCAGGGCCGGGCGGTCGAGGCCCACCCCGGCGAGGCACTCGAGCACGTCGAACGGGCGCGGGACGCCGCCGAGGTGCGGGCGGCGCTGGCCTCCCTGCCCGAGCGGCTGCGGATCACGCTTATCGAGATCTATTTTCAGGAACGGTCGGTGGCCGAGGCCGCCGAAGTCCTGGACGTGCCACCGGGCACGATGAGATCACGCACCTTCTACGCGCTACGGGCCCTGCGCGAGGCACTGGCCGGACGCGAATCCGACATTCGTGAACCGCCAGCGGAACGGCGGCCGCCGTCGTAG